The Garra rufa chromosome 18, GarRuf1.0, whole genome shotgun sequence genome window below encodes:
- the fam3a gene encoding LOW QUALITY PROTEIN: protein FAM3A (The sequence of the model RefSeq protein was modified relative to this genomic sequence to represent the inferred CDS: deleted 1 base in 1 codon), with the protein MWPVSTMSPQHLAFRLTSGAANVIGPKICLEDKILVSSAKNNAGRGLNIALVNGVNGDVLEIRSFDMWAGDVSELLKFLRPLHEGTLAFVASFDDPATKLNDEARRLFEELGSTAAKELSFRDSWVFVGAKGIENKSPFEQRMKNSKSSNKYEGWPESLEMDGCIPLRTPLET; encoded by the exons ATGTGGCCTGTCAGCACCATGTCCCCCCAA CATCTCGCGTTCCGGCTGACCTCCGGTGCTGCCAATGTCATCGGCCCCAAAATCTGTCTGGAGGATAAAAT TCTTGTCAGCAGTGCTAAAAACAATGCTGGTAGAGGGCTCAATATTGCCTTAGTAAATG GTGTGAATGGAGATGTTTTGGAAATAAGATCATTTGATATGTGGGCAGGAG ATGTTTCAGAGCTGCTGAAGTTTCTTCGTCCTCTCCATGAAGGAACACTAGCGTTTGTTGCTTCTTTTGATGACCCGGCCACCAA GTTAAATGACGAGGCTCGACGCCTGTTTGAGGAACTGGGGAGCACAGCTGCGAAGGAACTGAGCTTCAGGGATAGCTGGGTGTTTGTTGGCGCCAAAGGAATAGAAAATAAGAGCCCATTTGAACAG AGAATGAAGAACAGTAAAAGCAGTAACAAATATGAAGGCTGGCCTGAGTCTCTGGAGATGGATGGCTGCATTCCCCTGCGCACTCCTTTAGAAACTTAA